The Thermoplasmataceae archaeon genome has a segment encoding these proteins:
- a CDS encoding ATPase, which translates to MVTIEQAYLAIAASISIAGGLIGTGMAQQGIGAAGMGIIAEKPEKFGQVLFFFIIPETLWIIGVAFGIILLLGIL; encoded by the coding sequence ATGGTAACTATTGAACAAGCATATCTAGCCATAGCCGCTTCAATATCAATAGCGGGTGGTCTGATAGGCACAGGAATGGCACAGCAAGGTATTGGAGCTGCAGGCATGGGAATAATTGCAGAAAAACCTGAGAAATTTGGACAGGTGCTCTTTTTCTTCATTATACCGGAGACCTTGTGGATCATAGGCGTAGCTTTTGGAATAATTCTGCTTCTGGGCATCCTTTGA
- a CDS encoding ZPR1 zinc finger domain-containing protein: protein MSNEWDNQSPPQEIETNVPCPVCGANLYFIVYETEIPYEGNIIIQTSMCKRCFYKDTSIQRIDELSPVKINFTIASENDLNVVIYRSPKARISISEIGVEIEPGSSSSGDITTVEGLLMSVRDQMIFISDDLNDEKKFNEILERLNSALNGSGPSLTLSLIDESGISRIASHKAKVTPFDPGRANV from the coding sequence ATGTCAAATGAATGGGATAATCAGTCCCCTCCTCAGGAGATCGAGACAAACGTACCATGTCCTGTGTGTGGCGCTAACCTGTACTTCATTGTATACGAGACGGAGATACCCTACGAAGGAAACATAATCATACAGACAAGCATGTGCAAGAGATGCTTTTATAAGGACACGTCAATCCAAAGGATCGATGAGCTGTCGCCGGTGAAAATTAATTTCACCATAGCAAGTGAAAATGACCTAAACGTGGTAATTTACAGGTCACCGAAGGCAAGAATATCCATATCTGAGATAGGAGTGGAAATTGAACCTGGAAGTTCATCCAGTGGAGACATAACGACTGTAGAGGGACTTCTGATGTCTGTGAGGGACCAGATGATATTCATATCGGATGACCTCAATGACGAGAAGAAGTTCAATGAAATACTGGAGAGGCTAAATTCAGCACTCAACGGTAGTGGACCTTCGCTGACACTTTCATTGATAGATGAATCTGGGATAAGCAGGATTGCAAGCCACAAGGCGAAAGTGACACCATTTGATCCAGGCCGTGCTAATGTGTGA
- the fni gene encoding type 2 isopentenyl-diphosphate Delta-isomerase, with product MIENRKEEHVRIAQKEMVVSEYNYWDDIKLMHQAIPDVDFGSIDTSVNFLGKPLKNPFIISSMTGGTGLAKRINGNLAAAAEHFGIGMGVGSMRAAVEKKELADTYSVINDYKIPFKIANIGAPQLIDQKKPAFSDSDIEYCFNLIGADFLVVHFNFLQEMVQPEGDRRAEGIIKRLSEIASSYPVIAKETGNGFSREAATQLKDAGVKAIDVGGLGGTSFAAIEYYRAANTNDREKMHSGKTFWNWGIPSPASIKYCNVGLPIIGSGGLRNGLDLARSIVIGASIGGFARSFLNNADASFDALKSQIEEIIADLKTTMFLTASRNVENLRKAKYFVTEPLKEWFSAYVK from the coding sequence ATGATTGAGAATAGAAAAGAGGAGCATGTAAGAATAGCTCAGAAAGAAATGGTAGTTTCCGAATACAATTACTGGGATGATATAAAATTGATGCATCAGGCGATACCGGACGTGGATTTTGGGTCCATCGACACATCCGTTAATTTTCTGGGTAAACCCTTGAAAAACCCTTTCATAATATCATCAATGACTGGGGGAACCGGGCTTGCAAAGAGAATAAATGGAAATCTGGCTGCGGCTGCCGAGCATTTTGGGATTGGAATGGGAGTAGGAAGCATGAGGGCAGCTGTCGAAAAAAAGGAATTAGCGGATACATATTCTGTGATTAATGATTACAAGATCCCTTTCAAGATAGCGAATATTGGGGCTCCCCAGCTTATAGACCAGAAGAAGCCAGCATTCAGTGATTCCGATATCGAGTACTGCTTCAACCTAATTGGGGCCGATTTTCTCGTAGTTCACTTTAATTTCCTCCAGGAAATGGTTCAACCAGAGGGGGATAGGAGAGCTGAAGGCATAATCAAAAGACTTTCAGAAATAGCCTCCAGTTACCCTGTTATAGCCAAAGAAACTGGAAACGGGTTTTCCAGAGAAGCGGCAACCCAGCTTAAGGATGCTGGAGTAAAGGCAATTGACGTTGGTGGTTTAGGAGGGACATCGTTCGCTGCAATCGAATATTACAGAGCAGCGAACACAAACGACAGAGAGAAAATGCATTCGGGTAAAACCTTCTGGAATTGGGGGATACCTTCACCTGCTTCGATCAAATATTGCAACGTTGGCCTTCCTATTATTGGCAGCGGAGGGTTGAGAAACGGGCTTGACCTAGCAAGATCCATAGTAATCGGGGCCTCGATTGGTGGTTTCGCCAGAAGTTTCCTGAATAATGCCGATGCGTCCTTCGATGCCCTGAAATCACAGATTGAAGAGATTATTGCAGATCTTAAGACAACGATGTTCCTCACAGCTTCCAGAAATGTAGAAAATCTAAGGAAAGCGAAATATTTTGTCACGGAACCCCTGAAGGAATGGTTTAGTGCTTATGTCAAATGA